GAGGATCATCACTTCCCCATCCTTCAGCCACGAGAGGATCCTCGGGGTCATTCTTTTTGAACAAACGATGGACCGGGAAATTGAAGGTAAATATACAGCGGATTACCTTGCAGACAAAGGCATCGTCCCTTTTCTGAAAGTGGATAAAGGACTGGCGGACGAGGAAAATGGTGTGCAGCTCATGAAACCGATCCCCGACTTGGATGAGACTCTGCGCCGTGCCACTGAACGGAAGATTTTCGGCACGAAAATGCGCTCGGTCATCCATGAACCGAACACGGGCGGCATCAAAGAAGTCGTCGATCAGCAGTTCGACTTTGGAAAACGCATCATTGCTGCCGGTTTGGTTCCGATCATCGAACCTGAAGTCAATATCCATAGTGGACAAAAGGAAAAGTCAGAAGAGATTTTGTGTGATGAAATCTTGAAACACTTGAATGATTTATCAAAAGAGGAAAACGTCATGCTGAAGCTCTCGATCCCGACGAAAGCGAATGCGTATAAAAAATTGGTTGACCATCCGCGTGTCGTGCGTGTCGTCGCACTTTCAGGAGGCTACTCCCGAGATGAAGCAAACGAGAAGCTCAAAGAAAATGACGGAGTGATTGCAAGCTTCTCCCGGGCATTGGCTGCCGACCTGAGTGCCGATCAAACCGATGAAAAGTTTGATGCTGCGTTGAAGAAGGCTGTTGATTCGATTTATGAAGCCTCGGTGCATAAGAACTGATAGGATGTAAAGAAACAAGAAGATGCCTGCTCACTTATAAGCGAGCAGGCATCTTCTTTTACATTTCATGATATAAATCGGGATGAAGCAACCGGGCAAGTTTCACGGCCCCTTTTAACAGAAGGGGGGATGGCCTGCAATAGAGTGCTTCTTCCAGGACGAAAATCCGGTCTTCCTGTACGGCGTCGAGTGTATTCCAATCAGGGCGGTTCTTTACGATCTCAGGCTTGACCCTTCTTTGCCTGACGCCGACCCATGCCAGGCAGATATAATCCGGATTGCGTTTCAATACGTCCTCCCAATCGGTTTGGACACTTGCCAGGTCCACATCGTCAAAAAGGTTTCGGGCACCGACCATTGTGCTTAACTCGGTCAGCCAATTGACCCTTCCAGGGGTGAAGACGGGTTTCGGCCACCATTCCCAATAAAGGGACGGAGGATGTGACACCTTTTCCCCGATCGTCTTTAAGCGTTCGACAGTACCCATGAATTCCTGGCGGCGTTTGATGGCATGTTCCTCGATCCCACAGGCTTTTCCCACCGTCAGGAGATCATCTGCAATATCAGTGAAGCTCTGGGGGTTCAAGGTGATATGTGGGATATTCCTCTTTTCGAGTTCTTCTATATTTTTCTCCATACCCGGGACGCTTAAGGATGAAAACACCAGATCCGGCTTCAATGACTCGAGCTTATCCATATTAATCGATAGATCCGGTCCGAGCTGCGGAAGGGACTTTACCTCTGACGGATAGTCGGAGTAATCATCCACGCCTGCAAGAAGAGGTGTCAATCCCAGGTAATCGATGATTTCTGTATTACTGGGGCAAATGGATACGATTTTCATGATCACACTCCTAGACGATGAATAGATAATGAAGCAGAAGGGTCAGGATGATTCCTGAAAGTCCACCGAAGAATACCTCAATCGGTTTATGACCGAGTAATTCTTTCAGCTCCTTGCGCTTCTCCTGTTCAGGTTTGTTCTGCCAGCCTTTAGCCTCTGACATGAACCTCTGGAAATCGACCATCAATTGATTGAGAACGATCGCCTGTTCTCCTGCCTGCCTTCTGACACCCGTTGCATCAAACATCGTAATGATGGCAAACATGGCAGATACAGCGAAGATAGGGGAAGAGAGTCCCACCTCAAGGGCAACCCCGGTAGATAATGCCGTCACGGCCGCTGAATGGGAACTCGGCATCCCCCCTGTTGAGGTGATCAATGACCAATTCCATTCCCTCGTCGCGATAAACTGGATGGGAACCTTTACAAACTGAGCAAAAAAGACCGAAAATAAAGACGCCCATAATGGAAAATTAAACAGTACTTCCATGCTGTGAAATGCCACCCTTTCAATTGTTTGAATAAAAATAATGTTCTCATTATATCATACCCCATCCACCCCTCGTATAACTTTGAAAAGCAGATTGTTGGAAAGTCGAAATAATTGGACATCTTCGCTATAATAGAGAGCGGAGGTGTCGGTGAACATGAAATTTTCAATCAATCAAAATGAAGTAACCAATGCAAATGGAGAATGCCTGATCGTGGGTATTTACAATCAGCCAACATTCGAAGGAGAGCTGAAAGAGCTAGATCATAAGTTTGAAGGCTATCTTACACAGCTTGTGAAGGATGGGGACATTTCTTCCAAGCACAAGAAGGTATCCAAGATACATACGTTTGGCAAACTTAACGCGAAAAGAATCGTATTCGTAGGACTTGGAAAACACAAAGAGCTGACATTCGATCTTTTAAAAGAATCATTGGGCTCTGCGTCCAAAACCTTGAAAAATATGAAAGTGTCCTCGTTTTCAGTCGCACTTGAAACATTTGTTTCTGAAGAGATGGTGGCAACGGATGTGGCCCATGCCTTCATGGAAGCCTTTACGATGTCTACATATGAATTCGACGGCTATAAGAAAAAATCAAATGAACCGGAAGTACATGTAGAAGCAATCGAATTTTATACTAAAGGAGATTCGAAGGAAGTCGAGACGGCTTTACACATTGGTTCTGCCTTCGGGAATGGAGTAAACTCAGCCCGTACGCTGGTGAATACCCCTGGCAATCTATTAACTTCGACAAAATTGGCAGAGTACGCTCTGGAATTGGCTGAAAGATACAGCTTTGAGGTGGAAATCCTCGACAAGGAAGAAATGGAGCACCTTGGAATGGGCGCACTTCTTGCCGTGAACCAGGGATCCGTGGAACCTCCGAAGATGATCGTCCTTAAATACAACGGGAAAGAGGACTGGAAGGATGTCATCGGTTTAGTCGGTAAAGGGATCACGTTTGATACAGGCGGCTACTCCTTGAAGCCCAAAGATGGAATCGTCGGTATGAAAACAGATATGGGCGGCGCAGCTGCTGTTCTGGGTGCCATGGAAATCATCGGTGAAATCAAACCGGAACAAAATGTCGTTGCCGTCATCCCGTCCACGGACAATATGGTGAGCGGCTCTGCATTCAAGCCTGACGATGTGATTACCTCCATGAGCGGTAAGACCATCGAGGTGTTGAACACGGACGCAGAGGGACGTCTCGCGCTTGCTGACGGTATGACCTATGCCAAGCATCAAGGAGCCAACTATTTAGTGGACGTTGCAACCTTGACCGGCGGGGTCATCGTGGCTCTCGGTGAGGATAAAACCGGTGCCCTCACAAATCATGAAGCATTCTTCGAGCAGGTGCTGGAGGCTTCAGGGGAATCAGGTGAATTTATCTGGCGCCTTCCTTATACGGAAAATGATAAAAAGCGTGTCCGCGGAAGTGATATTGCCGATTTGAACAACTCACCTGGACGAGCAGGCCATGCCATCATGGGTGGAGCGTTCGTCGGTGAATTCGCCGAAGGCCTGCCTTGGGTACACCTCGACATCGCGGGGACGGCTACCACGAAAGGAAGCCATGATCTCGGTCCTTCAGGTGCAACGGGCGTCATGGCAAGAACACTTGCCTTACTCGTAGAACGTTTTGTCCCATTAGAGAAATAACGACATTTGTACGACGGAAGAGTCTTGTTTCAGTGCCTGAGATTGTAGGCGCTGGAGGGAGGCTCTTTTTTTATGAGATATCTACCTATGTGATTAGAACCGAATCCAGCCATAATATGAAAAAAACCAGCCAATTAACATATAATGGAACCCCTCACCACCCTTGCCGGACCCTCACCCACAAACAACCACCCCTCACAAACCTATGAAAAAATTCCCACCCCATCTTTCACCCTGCTAAAGTGTTGACAAACTCTCTTTATCTTGTTAAAGTTGAAAACGTGATTTTATCACTCTACCAATTTAGCGAACTAAAGCAACAAATCGATAACGATACATCGAGATTTTTAGGAGGAAGAAGTTATGAACGCAGTTGTAATAGCAGTCCTTGTCATGCTCATATTGAGCCTTGCGCGGGTGAACGTAGTATTCGCTCTGATTACTGGGGCGCTGGTCGGGGGACTGACGGGCGGACTGGGATTGGACGAGACGATTTCCGTCTTTACAGAGGGAATTAGCGGTGGGGCGAGCATCGCGTTAAGTTACGCCCTGCTGGGTGGATTTGCAGTGGCGATTTCCTATACGGGAATTCCGAATCTGCTTGTGGACTGGGTATTGAAGGTCGTTGGGAAAAAAGGAGATTCAAGAAAGACAGCCCTTTCGAAAGCACTTATTGTTATTTCTATTTTAATCATGGCTTGTTTTTCTCAAAATGTGATTCCGATTCACATCGCTTTTATCCCGATTCTCATCCCGCCTTTATTGAAGGTGATGACGGAATTGCGGATCGATAGACGTTTGATCGCATCGGTGATTACGTTTGGATTGACGGCTCCGTATATTCTTTTACCGGTTGGATTCGGACTACAGTTCCATGAAATCATCGCTCAGAACATGGCATCGAGTGGAAT
The DNA window shown above is from Rossellomorea vietnamensis and carries:
- a CDS encoding fructose bisphosphate aldolase, whose translation is MNKSQFDKMKNGEGFIAALDQSGGSTPKALAGYGVLEDSYSNEDEMFDKVHEMRTRIITSPSFSHERILGVILFEQTMDREIEGKYTADYLADKGIVPFLKVDKGLADEENGVQLMKPIPDLDETLRRATERKIFGTKMRSVIHEPNTGGIKEVVDQQFDFGKRIIAAGLVPIIEPEVNIHSGQKEKSEEILCDEILKHLNDLSKEENVMLKLSIPTKANAYKKLVDHPRVVRVVALSGGYSRDEANEKLKENDGVIASFSRALAADLSADQTDEKFDAALKKAVDSIYEASVHKN
- a CDS encoding ABC transporter substrate-binding protein, which gives rise to MKIVSICPSNTEIIDYLGLTPLLAGVDDYSDYPSEVKSLPQLGPDLSINMDKLESLKPDLVFSSLSVPGMEKNIEELEKRNIPHITLNPQSFTDIADDLLTVGKACGIEEHAIKRRQEFMGTVERLKTIGEKVSHPPSLYWEWWPKPVFTPGRVNWLTELSTMVGARNLFDDVDLASVQTDWEDVLKRNPDYICLAWVGVRQRRVKPEIVKNRPDWNTLDAVQEDRIFVLEEALYCRPSPLLLKGAVKLARLLHPDLYHEM
- a CDS encoding divergent PAP2 family protein, whose protein sequence is MEVLFNFPLWASLFSVFFAQFVKVPIQFIATREWNWSLITSTGGMPSSHSAAVTALSTGVALEVGLSSPIFAVSAMFAIITMFDATGVRRQAGEQAIVLNQLMVDFQRFMSEAKGWQNKPEQEKRKELKELLGHKPIEVFFGGLSGIILTLLLHYLFIV
- a CDS encoding leucyl aminopeptidase; its protein translation is MKFSINQNEVTNANGECLIVGIYNQPTFEGELKELDHKFEGYLTQLVKDGDISSKHKKVSKIHTFGKLNAKRIVFVGLGKHKELTFDLLKESLGSASKTLKNMKVSSFSVALETFVSEEMVATDVAHAFMEAFTMSTYEFDGYKKKSNEPEVHVEAIEFYTKGDSKEVETALHIGSAFGNGVNSARTLVNTPGNLLTSTKLAEYALELAERYSFEVEILDKEEMEHLGMGALLAVNQGSVEPPKMIVLKYNGKEDWKDVIGLVGKGITFDTGGYSLKPKDGIVGMKTDMGGAAAVLGAMEIIGEIKPEQNVVAVIPSTDNMVSGSAFKPDDVITSMSGKTIEVLNTDAEGRLALADGMTYAKHQGANYLVDVATLTGGVIVALGEDKTGALTNHEAFFEQVLEASGESGEFIWRLPYTENDKKRVRGSDIADLNNSPGRAGHAIMGGAFVGEFAEGLPWVHLDIAGTATTKGSHDLGPSGATGVMARTLALLVERFVPLEK